One stretch of Macrotis lagotis isolate mMagLag1 chromosome 7, bilby.v1.9.chrom.fasta, whole genome shotgun sequence DNA includes these proteins:
- the LOC141492731 gene encoding uncharacterized protein LOC141492731, with amino-acid sequence MLGPLRATNEFGRRAPEGFLTHWPGPAPYSCPDPDWESHCAPPGPKRRRENPVWGDEAWGLMQPPDPASWCWEARPTPLSSPYLAPGTLMGNPWVPQSSGLWVGSPLGFATLASPMLWAPACLGKPVERAYQSFLGERQESRDSLNQKQEREMHSIFSLDVEKNPGNFLMEKEEGCFFLSEEEDTTSLSFLEAEERELVIKKETDWSAQQKLREDHMSLHFPRKEDEILSAHPKLDCFPKSETETKFIDMNVQEKYTKWCSPFALVSPLNGMERMERIIKTWQHWNGIPFEANMVMGPLSIYPDNPPRPASVEFLENPHTSSAYLYGNQSILKKDKWPHFINDPKTSGNLHPKCFQGA; translated from the coding sequence ATGTTGGGGCCGCTTAGAGCCACCAACGAATTTGGCCGCAGGGCCCCCGAGGGCTTCCTGACACACTGGCCTGGCCCAGCGCCCTACAGCTGCCCAGATCCAGATTGGGAGTCCCACTGTGCCCCTCCTGGGCCGAAGAGGAGGCGGGAGAACCCAGTGTGGGGGGATGAAGCCTGGGGTCTTATGCAGCCCCCCGACCCAGCCTCATGGTGCTGGGAGGCCAGGCCAACCCCTCTCAGTTCCCCCTACCTGGCACCTGGAACCTTAATGGGCAACCCTTGGGTTCCTCAAAGTTCAGGCCTCTGGGTTGGTTCCCCATTGGGTTTTGCCACCCTAGCATCTCCAATGCTGTGGGCACCTGCTTGTCTGGGGAAGCCCGTGGAGAGAGCTTATCAAAGTTTCCTAGGGGAAAGACAAGAATCCAGGGATTCGCTGAATCAGAAGCAAGAAAGGGAAATGCATTCGATCTTCTCTCTAGATGTAGAAAAAAACCCTGGGAATTTCCtgatggagaaagaggaaggcTGCTTTTTCCTAAGTGAAGAAGAGGACACAACATCTCTGAGTTTTCTGGAAGCAGAAGAGAGGGAGCTTGTGATCAAGAAAGAAACAGATTGGAGTGCTCAGCAAAAGCTTAGAGAAGATCATATGTCACTCCACTTCCCTAGAAAAGAGGATGAAATTCTTTCTGCACATCCTAAGTTAGATTGCTTCCCAAAGAGTGAAACAGAAACCAAGTTCATTGACATGAATGTGCAGGAAAAGTATACGAAGTGGTGCTCACCATTTGCTCTGGTGTCACCTCTAAATGGaatggaaagaatggaaagaattataaaaacCTGGCAGCACTGGAATGGCATTCCCTTTGAAGCTAATATGGTTATGGGGCCACTTTCCATCTACCCAGATAATCCCCCAAGGCCAGCATCTGTTGAATTTCTAGAAAATCCTCACACTTCTTCAGCTTATCTCTATGGAAACCAGAGTATCCTCAAGAAGGATAAGTGGCCTCACTTCATCAATGATCCTAAAACTTCTGGGAATCTACATCCCAAATGTTTTCAAGGTGCTTGA